A stretch of the Polynucleobacter tropicus genome encodes the following:
- a CDS encoding M20 aminoacylase family protein, with protein MHLIPEIIESAPEIQEIRRNIHAHPELRFEENRTADLVAEALSSWGISVFRGMGKTGVVGRLDGDLGPGKMIGLRADMDALPLQEHNNFAHTSRNPGKMHACGHDGHTAMLLGAAQYLSNHRDFKGSVIFIFQPAEEGGAGAREMIKDGLFEQFPCDAVFGLHNWPGLAEGDFGVTPGPMMASSNAFEITVTGRGGHAALPHNSADPVLAGAQVVLALQSIITRNKRPVDAAVLSVTQFHAGETSNVIPDSAFIGGTVRTFTLEVLDLIEQRLREVAHSVAGAFDCQAEITFSRNYPPLINHANEVEFASQVMSELVGKQNVNTSIDPTMGAEDFAFMLLEKPGCYVFLGNGDGDHRSTGHGMGPCHLHNPSYDFNDALIPVGVNYWVKLAQRFLEKS; from the coding sequence ATGCATTTAATTCCAGAAATAATTGAGTCCGCGCCAGAAATACAAGAAATTCGGCGCAACATTCATGCGCATCCAGAGCTGCGCTTTGAGGAAAATCGCACCGCCGATCTCGTTGCGGAAGCTCTCTCTAGTTGGGGCATCAGCGTATTCAGGGGAATGGGCAAAACAGGTGTCGTTGGGCGACTCGATGGAGACTTAGGCCCCGGCAAGATGATTGGCTTGCGCGCTGACATGGATGCACTACCCTTACAAGAGCACAATAATTTTGCACACACCTCACGCAATCCTGGAAAGATGCACGCCTGTGGTCACGATGGTCACACTGCCATGCTCTTAGGAGCTGCGCAATATCTATCGAATCATCGAGATTTCAAAGGTAGCGTGATTTTTATTTTTCAGCCAGCCGAAGAAGGCGGCGCTGGTGCCCGTGAAATGATCAAAGATGGTTTATTTGAGCAATTTCCTTGTGATGCTGTATTTGGATTACATAACTGGCCCGGTTTAGCTGAAGGTGATTTTGGAGTGACGCCCGGCCCGATGATGGCATCAAGCAATGCTTTTGAGATTACCGTCACCGGTAGAGGTGGCCATGCGGCACTTCCCCATAACAGTGCTGATCCAGTACTGGCTGGAGCGCAAGTGGTATTAGCTCTGCAAAGCATTATTACTCGCAACAAACGTCCTGTAGATGCTGCAGTACTTTCAGTAACGCAATTTCATGCGGGCGAAACCAGTAACGTTATTCCAGACAGCGCTTTTATTGGTGGCACTGTACGCACCTTTACCCTAGAGGTGCTTGATCTAATCGAGCAACGCTTAAGAGAGGTTGCTCATAGTGTTGCAGGTGCATTTGACTGCCAAGCTGAAATTACCTTTTCTAGAAACTATCCCCCTCTGATCAACCATGCAAATGAAGTGGAATTTGCGAGTCAAGTGATGAGTGAGTTAGTAGGCAAACAAAATGTCAACACATCGATTGACCCCACTATGGGCGCGGAAGACTTCGCCTTTATGTTGTTAGAGAAACCGGGCTGCTATGTCTTTTTGGGTAACGGAGATGGCGATCATCGATCGACTGGTCATGGCATGGGTCCATGCCATCTACATAACCCATCCTATGACTTTAATGACGCTTTGATCCCAGTAGGGGTGAACTACTGGGTCAAATTAGCTCAACGCTTTTTAGAGAAAAGCTAA
- a CDS encoding 8-amino-7-oxononanoate synthase — protein MSQSPVNRFKALTLAEEQIVDLDLQLLKRKLRITETPCDTKALVGDRELKAFCSNDYLGLANHPRITEALVEGARKYGVGSGASHLISGHSAAHESLEKQLAAFQADHIPNARALFFSTGYLANLTAITGLARLAPRGEVSIYSAKLNHASLIDGVRLASAQNNASVTLFDHTQPELLLTDLQKDTKALKLIVTDAVFSMDGDLAPVKKLLNIAEQCDALLLVDDAHGFGVLGKHGHGVLEQEQICSDRIIYIGTLGKAAGVSGAFICAENTFIEWLIQKGRPYIYSTATPPAIAHALLQSLKIIDSEEGAQRRAHLNRLITIWQSEMKFSKWEKVLSCTPIQPIILGSNADALMAAKLLDEAGYWIPAIRPPTVPIGSSRLRITFSANHSEDDLRALINTLNLIEQRVLEKTH, from the coding sequence ATGAGTCAATCTCCAGTGAATCGATTCAAAGCATTAACGCTAGCCGAAGAACAAATTGTGGACTTAGATCTGCAATTACTGAAGCGTAAATTACGCATTACTGAAACCCCTTGTGACACCAAGGCATTGGTTGGTGATCGTGAACTAAAAGCTTTTTGTAGCAATGATTACTTAGGGCTAGCCAATCACCCCAGAATCACAGAAGCCCTAGTAGAAGGGGCTCGTAAATATGGGGTTGGTAGCGGCGCATCCCACTTAATCAGCGGCCATAGCGCTGCACATGAATCACTAGAAAAACAGTTGGCGGCATTTCAAGCAGACCATATCCCCAATGCCCGCGCATTATTTTTCAGCACGGGATATCTTGCTAATCTGACTGCTATTACTGGTCTAGCAAGACTTGCTCCGCGAGGTGAAGTCAGCATTTATTCTGCCAAACTAAATCATGCCTCATTAATTGATGGCGTTCGTTTAGCGAGCGCTCAAAACAACGCCAGCGTCACACTCTTTGATCACACTCAACCTGAGCTCTTGCTTACGGATCTGCAAAAAGATACCAAAGCGCTCAAACTCATTGTGACGGATGCTGTTTTTAGTATGGACGGCGATCTAGCACCTGTAAAAAAATTACTCAATATTGCTGAGCAATGCGATGCGCTTCTATTGGTAGATGACGCTCATGGCTTTGGAGTGCTAGGCAAACATGGGCATGGTGTTTTAGAGCAAGAGCAAATTTGCTCTGACCGCATTATTTATATTGGGACTTTAGGTAAAGCAGCCGGAGTAAGCGGTGCATTTATCTGCGCAGAAAATACTTTTATTGAATGGCTCATTCAAAAGGGTCGACCTTATATTTACAGTACCGCCACCCCTCCAGCAATTGCGCATGCCTTACTGCAAAGCCTGAAAATTATTGATTCTGAAGAAGGCGCTCAACGTCGCGCCCACTTAAATCGATTGATTACTATTTGGCAATCAGAGATGAAGTTCTCCAAATGGGAAAAAGTGCTCTCTTGCACGCCGATTCAGCCAATCATCTTAGGCAGCAATGCAGACGCCCTAATGGCTGCAAAGCTATTAGATGAGGCAGGCTATTGGATTCCAGCCATCAGACCACCCACCGTTCCGATTGGTAGCTCACGCTTACGTATTACTTTCTCAGCAAATCATAGCGAGGATGATCTGCGCGCACTCATCAACACGCTGAATTTGATCGAACAACGCGTACTTGAGAAAACCCATTGA
- the trpE gene encoding anthranilate synthase component I, with protein MQREEFNALAKQGFNRIPLVKEVLADLETPLSLYVKLSQAFGSKNTYLLESVLGGERFGRFSFIGLPAKTIVRTVGTPLKPINEVITDGKVVETNTDNPLDFVDAYFKRFKVAVQAGLPRFCGGLAGYFGYDTVRYIESRLAKHDLPDELGVPDIQLMLTEELAVIDNVAGKIYFIVYADPSIPDGYEKAQTRLKELLACLSKQVSMPPSLASTKTELIRKFKAADFEDAVRKTKEYILAGDCMQVVIGQRISKPFTDSPLSLYRALRSLNPSPYMYFYDFGDLQIVGSSPEILVRQEKRAAEKIVTIRPLAGTRSRGANPEEDERLAKELLADPKEIAEHVMLIDLARNDVGRIAKTGSVKVTDSMSIEKYSHVQHIVSSVEGDLLDNMSNMDVLRATFPAGTLSGAPKIRAMEIIDEMEIVKRGVYGGAVGYLSFSGDMDVAIAIRTGVIRDGMLHSQAGAGVVADSDPTAEWKETEAKARAVLTAADLVQGGLDAPND; from the coding sequence ATGCAACGCGAAGAATTCAATGCCCTAGCGAAGCAGGGGTTCAATCGAATTCCCCTTGTCAAAGAGGTGTTGGCGGATTTAGAAACGCCACTATCGCTCTACGTCAAACTTAGCCAAGCGTTTGGCAGCAAAAATACTTACCTTCTTGAGTCTGTTTTGGGAGGCGAGCGCTTTGGCCGCTTCTCCTTTATTGGCTTGCCTGCGAAGACCATTGTTCGCACTGTTGGTACACCGCTTAAACCCATAAACGAAGTGATAACAGACGGTAAAGTAGTTGAAACAAACACAGATAACCCGCTGGATTTCGTAGATGCGTATTTCAAGAGGTTCAAGGTTGCGGTTCAAGCAGGGCTTCCACGCTTTTGCGGAGGCTTAGCAGGATATTTTGGCTACGACACTGTTCGTTACATCGAATCACGTTTAGCTAAGCATGATTTGCCTGATGAACTAGGTGTGCCAGATATTCAGCTCATGTTGACTGAAGAGTTGGCCGTTATCGATAACGTTGCCGGGAAAATTTATTTCATTGTTTATGCGGACCCTAGCATTCCTGATGGGTATGAGAAAGCGCAAACACGTCTCAAAGAATTACTTGCATGCCTTAGCAAACAAGTCAGCATGCCACCATCGTTAGCCAGCACGAAAACTGAACTCATTCGTAAATTTAAAGCGGCTGATTTTGAAGATGCGGTTCGCAAAACCAAAGAATATATTTTGGCGGGCGACTGCATGCAGGTTGTTATTGGCCAACGCATTAGCAAGCCATTTACAGATTCACCCCTATCTCTATACAGGGCCTTACGATCACTGAATCCATCGCCTTATATGTATTTTTATGACTTTGGTGATCTGCAGATTGTGGGCTCATCCCCAGAGATCTTGGTTCGTCAGGAAAAACGTGCAGCAGAAAAGATTGTGACCATTCGCCCACTGGCTGGCACACGTTCTCGCGGAGCAAATCCAGAAGAAGATGAGCGCCTAGCTAAAGAACTCTTAGCAGATCCAAAGGAAATTGCCGAACACGTCATGTTGATCGACCTTGCACGCAATGATGTAGGACGAATTGCGAAGACTGGCTCCGTCAAAGTAACTGATTCAATGTCAATTGAAAAGTATTCCCATGTTCAACACATTGTGAGTTCTGTTGAAGGTGATCTTTTAGACAATATGAGCAACATGGATGTTTTAAGGGCAACTTTCCCAGCGGGCACTCTGTCTGGAGCCCCAAAGATTCGCGCAATGGAAATCATTGATGAAATGGAAATTGTGAAACGCGGTGTTTATGGTGGCGCAGTGGGCTATCTTTCCTTCTCTGGCGATATGGATGTTGCAATTGCGATTCGCACTGGCGTGATTCGGGATGGCATGCTGCATTCTCAAGCGGGCGCTGGTGTTGTTGCTGATTCAGACCCAACTGCCGAATGGAAAGAAACCGAAGCCAAAGCGCGTGCAGTACTCACAGCGGCAGATTTAGTACAAGGAGGACTTGATGCTCCTAATGATTGA
- the apaG gene encoding Co2+/Mg2+ efflux protein ApaG, which translates to MNPHEISITVKTQYLPDQSDPDNRQFAFAYTITIRNTGSASIQLIARHWFITDGDNDVQEVKGLGVVGQQPLLRSGEHFEYTSWATLPTPAGTMRGEYFCVTEDAQFFQAPIPEFALVMPRTLH; encoded by the coding sequence ATGAATCCTCATGAAATCAGCATTACGGTCAAGACGCAGTACCTTCCAGACCAATCTGACCCAGATAATCGCCAATTTGCCTTTGCCTATACGATCACCATTCGCAACACGGGATCGGCCAGTATTCAGCTCATAGCCCGTCATTGGTTCATTACGGATGGGGATAACGATGTGCAGGAGGTAAAGGGTCTAGGGGTAGTAGGACAGCAGCCTTTATTGCGCTCAGGGGAGCATTTTGAGTACACCAGTTGGGCTACCCTCCCAACTCCTGCAGGAACTATGCGTGGCGAGTATTTTTGCGTTACGGAAGATGCCCAGTTTTTTCAGGCGCCCATCCCAGAATTTGCCTTGGTAATGCCACGGACACTACATTAA
- the rpe gene encoding ribulose-phosphate 3-epimerase produces MESQKTSPNPQFVIAPSILSANFACLGKEVQDVLVAGADWIHFDVMDNHYVPNLTIGPLVCEAIRPYAKKNGVPAVIDVHLMVEPVDRIIPDFAKAGANLISFHPEASPHVNRTLNLIRDQGCQAGLVLNPATPLDHLDHTLELLDLVLLMSVNPGFGGQSFIPSTLQKITQVRTRLDRHEADTGHKIRLEVDGGIKVDNIAQVAHAGADTFVAGSAIFGKENYEQVIKEMRAELARSGKA; encoded by the coding sequence ATGGAAAGCCAAAAAACATCACCAAATCCTCAATTTGTCATTGCCCCCTCCATTTTGTCGGCTAACTTTGCCTGCCTGGGCAAAGAAGTCCAGGATGTCCTAGTGGCGGGCGCTGACTGGATTCACTTTGATGTGATGGATAACCACTATGTTCCCAACCTCACTATTGGCCCCTTGGTTTGTGAGGCTATTCGCCCTTACGCCAAGAAAAATGGCGTGCCTGCAGTAATCGATGTCCACCTCATGGTTGAGCCAGTTGATCGCATCATTCCAGACTTTGCCAAAGCTGGTGCGAACTTGATTAGCTTTCATCCAGAAGCAAGTCCGCATGTGAATCGCACATTAAATTTGATTCGTGATCAAGGCTGTCAAGCTGGTCTTGTTTTAAATCCAGCTACGCCACTTGATCACCTAGATCACACTCTTGAATTACTAGACTTAGTTTTACTAATGTCAGTTAATCCCGGATTTGGTGGTCAATCTTTTATCCCGAGCACTTTGCAAAAAATTACGCAAGTGCGCACTCGACTTGATCGTCATGAAGCTGACACTGGTCACAAGATTCGTCTCGAGGTTGACGGTGGCATCAAAGTCGACAATATTGCGCAAGTTGCTCATGCTGGTGCCGACACATTTGTAGCGGGCTCAGCAATATTCGGAAAAGAAAACTACGAGCAAGTCATCAAAGAAATGCGTGCTGAATTAGCAAGGTCAGGAAAAGCCTAA
- the bioB gene encoding biotin synthase BioB gives MLDAQTVEKPLTQIKSKADLRKELDAEGEWSLTQVEALFALPFNELMLKAQETHKTYFPEGDVELATLLSIKTGGCPEDCGYCPQAARYDTDVKAEKLMGLEEVLEAAKAAKAAGSNRFCMGAAWREPKDRDIEKVTAMIKGVKALGLETCATLGMLEADQAKALSEAGLDFYNHNLDTSEDFYRSVISTRGYQDRLDTISNVRSAGMSVCCGGIVGMGESREQRAAFLTRLANLSPYPESVPINHLVPVTGTPLADQKPLDPLEFVRTIAVARITMPKARVRLSAGRQELGRAVQAMCFLAGANSIFYGEQLLTTGNPEAEQDRALLAELGLKTKQSCKAEVLV, from the coding sequence ATGTTGGACGCCCAAACTGTAGAAAAACCCCTCACTCAGATCAAATCCAAGGCGGATTTGCGTAAAGAGCTTGATGCGGAAGGTGAGTGGTCACTAACTCAGGTGGAGGCTTTGTTTGCCTTACCTTTCAATGAGTTAATGCTTAAAGCCCAGGAAACTCATAAGACCTATTTTCCTGAGGGTGATGTGGAATTGGCAACCCTCTTATCGATTAAGACTGGCGGGTGTCCCGAAGATTGCGGTTATTGCCCGCAAGCAGCTCGTTATGACACCGATGTGAAGGCTGAAAAGTTAATGGGCTTAGAGGAGGTTTTGGAAGCCGCTAAAGCAGCTAAAGCAGCAGGCTCTAATCGTTTTTGTATGGGTGCCGCATGGCGTGAACCCAAAGATCGCGATATTGAAAAAGTGACTGCGATGATTAAAGGTGTCAAGGCATTAGGTCTTGAAACTTGCGCCACTTTAGGAATGTTGGAGGCCGATCAAGCTAAAGCATTGTCAGAAGCAGGCCTCGATTTTTATAATCACAACCTCGATACAAGTGAAGATTTTTATCGTTCAGTTATTTCTACTCGTGGTTATCAAGATCGCTTAGATACGATTTCAAATGTGCGCTCAGCAGGTATGTCTGTATGTTGTGGCGGTATCGTTGGTATGGGTGAATCTCGTGAGCAACGCGCTGCATTTTTGACGCGCTTAGCGAACTTAAGTCCATATCCAGAATCTGTTCCAATTAATCATTTAGTCCCGGTTACAGGCACGCCATTGGCAGATCAAAAACCATTAGATCCATTGGAATTTGTAAGAACGATTGCTGTTGCACGCATCACAATGCCTAAAGCACGGGTGCGTTTATCAGCTGGTCGCCAAGAGCTCGGAAGAGCTGTTCAGGCTATGTGTTTCTTGGCTGGTGCGAACTCTATTTTTTATGGTGAGCAACTACTCACTACCGGCAATCCTGAAGCAGAACAAGACCGTGCGCTCTTGGCGGAACTTGGTTTAAAGACAAAGCAAAGCTGTAAAGCAGAGGTTTTGGTTTAA
- a CDS encoding enoyl-CoA hydratase: MSYQTILTEVDGKVATITLNRPDVLNALNDQLMDELGEALLKFDADDNIGCIIVTGSEKAFAAGADIASMAKRSLQDVYRHNFISRNWGHMQKVRKPVIAAVSGYALGGGCELAMMCDTIMAADNAKFAQPEIKLGIIPGAGGTQRLPRAVSKAKAMDLALTGRMMDAAEAERAGLVSRIFPKADLLKEVKAIAKDIADMPLLTTMMVKEAVNTAYETTLSQGIHFERRLFHACFGTNDQKEGMAAFMEKRPAKFTNS; encoded by the coding sequence ATGAGCTACCAAACAATTTTGACTGAAGTAGATGGCAAGGTTGCCACCATTACATTGAATCGCCCTGATGTATTAAATGCACTGAATGATCAATTGATGGATGAGCTTGGCGAAGCCTTGCTGAAGTTTGATGCGGACGACAACATTGGTTGCATCATTGTCACGGGTAGTGAAAAGGCGTTTGCTGCGGGCGCGGATATCGCTTCAATGGCAAAGCGCAGCTTGCAAGATGTGTATCGACATAATTTTATTTCTCGTAATTGGGGGCACATGCAGAAAGTACGCAAGCCTGTGATCGCGGCGGTTTCTGGATATGCATTAGGTGGTGGTTGTGAATTGGCAATGATGTGCGACACGATCATGGCTGCTGATAACGCCAAATTTGCGCAACCTGAAATCAAATTAGGCATTATTCCTGGCGCTGGCGGAACACAACGTCTTCCCCGTGCAGTATCAAAAGCAAAGGCAATGGACTTGGCTTTAACAGGGCGAATGATGGATGCTGCTGAAGCTGAGCGTGCTGGTTTGGTATCGCGAATATTCCCAAAAGCGGATTTGCTTAAAGAAGTCAAAGCAATTGCTAAAGATATTGCCGATATGCCTTTACTAACAACGATGATGGTTAAAGAAGCTGTCAATACAGCTTACGAGACAACCCTGTCGCAAGGGATTCATTTTGAGCGTCGCCTGTTTCATGCATGCTTTGGAACTAATGATCAAAAAGAAGGTATGGCTGCCTTTATGGAAAAGCGCCCTGCTAAATTCACAAATTCTTGA
- the bioA gene encoding adenosylmethionine--8-amino-7-oxononanoate transaminase, producing the protein MKVISDPNQPTLIDRSLAAVWHPCTQMKQHESFPLIAITKGKGAWLYDEQGNALLDCISSWWTNLFGHSNPRINQAIHAQLEKIEHVMLAGFTHQPVVELSEKLSALAHHHLGHVFYASDGASAVEIALKMSHHYWQHNDKPSKKKFVCLENGYHGETLGALAVTDVAIFREAYGSLLQNVFTAPSPDTRKAKNGMSAEDVAKDAAQKLQELFEKEHENIAAIIVEPLVQCAGQMVMYSPEYIRLVRSLCDQYEVHLIADEIAVGCGRSGKFFACEHADIWPDFLTLSKGISGGYLPLSLCMTTDKIYQAFYQDQVQHGFLHSHSYTGNPLACVAALACLEIFESENVLERNKIRSQELASAFEWAKTDSRIEHWRQQGMVLAFDVKPSSLKNPNAFPREMFAKSLSEGILIRPIGNTIYVMPPYILSSEETQAMGQSVKRALDKALA; encoded by the coding sequence ATGAAGGTTATTTCTGATCCAAATCAACCCACCCTCATTGACCGCAGCCTGGCAGCCGTTTGGCACCCCTGCACCCAAATGAAGCAACATGAATCCTTTCCATTGATCGCCATTACCAAGGGAAAAGGGGCTTGGCTCTATGACGAGCAGGGAAATGCGCTTCTGGATTGCATCAGCTCTTGGTGGACAAACTTATTTGGGCACTCCAACCCTCGCATCAACCAAGCTATTCATGCGCAACTAGAAAAAATTGAGCATGTGATGCTCGCAGGTTTTACTCACCAGCCTGTTGTTGAACTCTCAGAAAAACTGTCTGCACTCGCTCATCATCACTTAGGACATGTGTTTTATGCATCGGATGGCGCTTCCGCTGTCGAGATTGCACTCAAGATGAGCCATCACTACTGGCAACACAACGACAAACCAAGCAAAAAGAAATTTGTTTGTCTTGAAAATGGCTACCACGGAGAAACATTAGGTGCACTAGCAGTAACTGATGTCGCTATTTTTCGTGAAGCCTATGGATCACTTTTGCAAAATGTTTTTACTGCGCCATCTCCTGATACACGCAAAGCAAAAAACGGAATGAGTGCTGAAGACGTTGCAAAAGATGCAGCACAGAAACTACAAGAGCTATTTGAAAAAGAACATGAAAATATTGCAGCAATTATTGTCGAGCCCCTAGTGCAATGTGCTGGTCAGATGGTCATGTATTCACCAGAGTATATTCGCCTTGTAAGAAGCTTATGCGATCAATATGAAGTGCATTTGATTGCCGATGAAATCGCCGTAGGTTGTGGGCGTAGCGGCAAATTCTTCGCTTGTGAACATGCGGATATTTGGCCAGATTTTCTGACGCTCTCCAAAGGAATCAGCGGTGGCTATCTACCGCTTTCGCTTTGCATGACGACAGACAAAATTTACCAAGCGTTTTATCAAGATCAAGTTCAGCATGGTTTCCTGCATTCGCATTCTTACACTGGCAATCCTCTTGCTTGCGTAGCAGCTTTAGCTTGCTTAGAAATTTTTGAATCAGAGAACGTGCTTGAGCGAAATAAAATTCGCTCACAAGAACTAGCATCAGCTTTCGAATGGGCCAAGACTGATTCGAGAATTGAGCATTGGCGTCAACAAGGGATGGTATTGGCATTTGATGTCAAACCATCCTCTTTAAAAAATCCAAATGCATTTCCTCGGGAGATGTTTGCAAAGAGCTTGTCCGAGGGCATTCTCATTCGACCAATTGGAAATACTATTTACGTAATGCCGCCTTACATTCTTTCTTCGGAAGAAACTCAAGCCATGGGGCAGTCAGTAAAGAGGGCCCTAGATAAGGCGCTTGCATGA
- the bioD gene encoding dethiobiotin synthase: MSTLPGFFVTGTDTEVGKTLVSGALILKLRELDKQVVGFKPVVAGTYPGQNGQPLNEDLETLRIASNLQQGQLSLCPYVLDTPAAPHLAAKRKGIRLELETMLKAYKDLQREKGCVVVEGAGGFLVPLNDQMNLGDFAQQIQLPVILVVGMKLGCINHALLTIEAIRARKLVIAAWIANTLDQEMGLLSENIETLQSRISAPFLGLIPNLPTNIQKLSNQPYSLEALKFAAQHIQLPAE, translated from the coding sequence ATGAGTACATTACCTGGATTTTTTGTTACCGGCACAGATACTGAAGTTGGAAAAACCTTAGTAAGTGGCGCCTTAATTCTGAAGTTACGAGAATTAGACAAACAAGTCGTCGGGTTTAAGCCGGTAGTTGCCGGCACTTACCCAGGGCAGAATGGTCAACCTCTAAATGAAGATCTTGAAACTTTACGAATTGCTTCGAATCTACAACAAGGACAATTGAGTCTCTGTCCTTATGTTCTAGATACTCCAGCAGCGCCGCATTTGGCTGCAAAAAGGAAAGGCATTCGTCTTGAACTCGAGACCATGCTGAAGGCATATAAAGATCTGCAACGGGAAAAAGGCTGCGTTGTAGTCGAGGGTGCCGGTGGCTTTCTTGTTCCACTGAATGATCAAATGAACTTGGGTGATTTTGCTCAACAAATTCAGCTGCCAGTCATCTTAGTTGTTGGTATGAAACTGGGATGCATCAACCATGCGCTACTTACCATCGAAGCTATTCGCGCGCGCAAGCTTGTTATTGCGGCTTGGATTGCAAACACATTGGATCAAGAGATGGGTTTATTAAGTGAGAATATTGAAACGCTTCAATCTCGAATCAGTGCGCCCTTCTTAGGATTGATACCTAATCTACCAACGAACATTCAAAAATTGAGTAACCAACCCTATTCACTTGAAGCGCTGAAGTTTGCTGCGCAGCATATTCAGTTACCAGCTGAATAA
- the mltA gene encoding murein transglycosylase A: MTNSSIGYSSSKLAIMISKYKWSQVSVVAIFTISTVALLTACSTPPTRGTGYRSSSSGVAPSAYSSSIANFSSVSWQAIPGWQDDELVQAWPAWQKSCEGLLKRSSRNGDVNWRQVCTQAGNLSSRDSQAIRRYFENNFQAYEVRNNSGADTGLITGYYEPVMNGSQTKTSTYSVPLYAYPAAWKKSKPNLGPTRAELISSGVLKGSEIAWVQDPVAAAFMQIQGSGKIRLEDGRVMRLGFAGTNEQPFKSFAQWLLDRKEITRSEATMQGISQWAKRNPDRVNEMLNANPRFVFFKELPSNVDADLGPTGALGVPLTGERSIAIDLQAMPLGAPVFLATTRPLSNQPLQKLVFAQDTGKAIVGGVRADYYWGSGDAAGEAAGRMKQNGRVWLLLPR, translated from the coding sequence ATGACAAACAGTAGCATTGGGTATTCATCAAGTAAATTGGCAATCATGATTTCGAAATATAAATGGTCTCAAGTAAGTGTAGTCGCAATTTTCACTATTTCGACTGTTGCCTTACTAACTGCATGTTCAACTCCACCGACGCGCGGAACGGGATATCGATCAAGTAGCTCAGGAGTAGCTCCTTCAGCTTACAGTTCATCCATTGCAAACTTTAGTTCTGTCTCATGGCAGGCAATTCCAGGGTGGCAGGATGATGAGTTAGTACAAGCATGGCCAGCCTGGCAAAAAAGTTGTGAGGGTTTGCTCAAGCGCAGTTCACGAAATGGCGATGTTAATTGGCGCCAGGTGTGTACTCAGGCTGGAAACCTCTCTAGCCGTGATTCCCAAGCCATTCGCAGATATTTTGAAAATAACTTTCAAGCATACGAAGTCCGAAATAATTCTGGGGCTGATACAGGCTTGATTACTGGTTATTACGAACCAGTGATGAATGGATCTCAAACTAAAACCAGCACATATAGTGTGCCGCTCTATGCTTATCCCGCTGCTTGGAAAAAATCTAAACCAAATCTTGGCCCTACTCGCGCTGAATTAATAAGCTCAGGAGTGCTTAAAGGTTCTGAAATTGCTTGGGTTCAGGATCCTGTTGCTGCAGCCTTTATGCAAATTCAGGGTTCTGGAAAAATTCGTCTTGAAGATGGGCGTGTGATGCGCTTGGGTTTTGCGGGAACGAATGAGCAACCTTTCAAATCTTTTGCGCAATGGTTGCTAGATCGTAAAGAAATCACGCGAAGTGAAGCAACGATGCAAGGAATTTCACAGTGGGCTAAACGCAATCCAGATCGCGTTAACGAAATGCTTAATGCCAACCCACGTTTTGTCTTTTTCAAAGAATTGCCTAGTAATGTGGATGCTGATTTAGGCCCTACTGGTGCATTGGGTGTTCCATTAACAGGCGAGCGTAGTATCGCAATCGATTTGCAAGCAATGCCACTGGGTGCGCCAGTGTTTCTGGCAACAACGCGACCCTTGAGTAATCAGCCACTTCAGAAGTTGGTTTTTGCGCAAGATACTGGTAAAGCCATTGTCGGCGGTGTGCGAGCCGATTACTATTGGGGTTCAGGTGATGCTGCAGGTGAAGCAGCTGGAAGAATGAAGCAGAATGGCAGGGTGTGGTTGTTATTGCCCCGGTAA